The following proteins are encoded in a genomic region of Nicotiana sylvestris chromosome 4, ASM39365v2, whole genome shotgun sequence:
- the LOC138890101 gene encoding uncharacterized protein — MDPLKYIFQKPMPTRKLAKRQLLLSEFDIIYVTQKAVKGQALADHLAENHVEGKCEPLKTYFPDKKVSFVGEDIAEAYDGWRMFFDGATNFRRVRIGAVLVSEIGQHYSVSAKLRFPCTNNMAEYEACIIGLNLAIDINIQELFVIGDSDLLVHQVQGE, encoded by the coding sequence atggaccctctgaagtacatctttcagaagcccatgccaaccAGGAAGTTAGCCAAGAGGCAGTTATtgttaagtgagtttgatatcatctatgtaactcagaaggcggtcaaaggacaagcattggcagaccatcttgctgaaaatcatGTGGAAGGAAAATGCGAACcattaaaaacgtattttcctgataaaaaagtatcattcgtaggagaggacattgctgaagcctacgatggttggagaatgttctttgatggggctacaAACTTCAGAAGAGTGcgcattggagcagttttagtatcagaaataggtcaacattacTCGGTATCCGCAAAgcttaggtttccatgcaccaacaatatggcagaatatgaggcttgcatcattgggctcaatttggccatcgataTAAATATACAAGAGTTGTTTGTAATTGgcgattcggatcttctggtacatcaggttcaaggagaatag
- the LOC138890100 gene encoding uncharacterized protein produces MCETFKIKHKNSTTYRPPTNGVVEAANKNIKKILRKMVENHKQWHEKLPFSLLGYCTMVCISTGATPYLLVYGTEAVNLAEVEIPSLRIIQEAKLNDAEWIRSCYEQLALIDEKRMNAVCHGQLYQNRMSELSTKGLNQEASLCMRLSLVSNFA; encoded by the coding sequence atgtgtgaaaccttcaaaatcaagcacaagaactctACAACATACAGGCCACCAACTAATGGAGTtgtggaagctgccaacaagaacatcaagaaaatactaaggaagatggtagaaaatcacaaacaatggcatgagaagttacccttttccCTATTGGGATACTGCACTATGGTCTGcatatcaactggggcaaccccttatttactagtttatggtaccgaagctgtcaatctagccgaggtagaaattccttctttaagaattatACAAGAAGCCAAACTCaatgatgcagaatggataaggagctgctatgagcaactagccctcatagatgaaaagaggatgaatgcagtgtgtcatggtcagctgtatcagaatagaatgtcagagctttcaacaaaagggttaaaccAAGAggcttctctttgcatgagactaagccttgtctcaaattttgcatga